The nucleotide sequence ATCCATTGATGATGAGTTCTCATATATATAAACGTCCTCTATAGCATAAGTAGGGACTTCAGAAATCATTATTCTTCTAATAGCATTAGAAAATGAAATTGGGGCTTTTAAAGAAAAAATAAATTCCTCCCCAATTCTTGTCTTTTTCTTCTCTTTAATTGTAATCAAAGATTATCACCTTACTTTTTGAACCTCTTCTTAGGTGTTGTTCCATCGTGTGGAACTGGTGTGACATCTTCAATTCTTCCAATTCTTAATCCAGCTCTTGCCAAAGCTCTGATAGCAGCTTGAGCTCCAGGTCCTGGGTTTTTCTGTCCACTACCTCCTGGAGCTCTAACCTTTATGTGAATGTTTTCAATACCTCTTTCTTTTAACATCTCTGCCAATTTAAATGCTGCTTGCATTGCTGCGTAAGGTGAACCTTCATCTCTCTGGTTTCTTGTAACCATCCCACCAGAAATTCTCGCAATTGTCTCAGCTCCTGTAATGTCTGTTGCGTGGATTATTGTGTTGTTGTAGGATGAGTATATATGAACTATTCCCCATTTTTCCTTTTTTTGTTCTGCCATAGTGTTTCACCTTCATTTATTTCTGTTTTATTCTGTCTCTTGTGTCTGTGTTTCTTCTGCTACTAATCCAACAATTTTAGCTCTTTCTGGGTGGTTTTCATCATTGAATGGGGAGTTTTTAGCATAGCTGATTTTATCTTCTTCTTCGACTGTTACCATGTAGCTTGGAGCAGTTACTACTCTACCATTTACTGCTATATGTCCATGAACAATTAATTGTCTTGCTTGCCTTGGAGTTCTTGCTAATCCTTTTCTAAATACAAGTGTTTGTAATCTTCTTTCTAAGATATCTTCAACTGTTAATGATAAGACATCATCAAGTGTTGGGTTTTCAACTTTTAAAATACCATATTTTTTCAATACGTTAAATAACTGAACAGCCTCTTTAGCCCCCTGCTCTGTTCTGTCACTAATTAATCTTCTTGCCTGTCTTCTGTATTTTCTTAAAATTGTCTCTGCTTTCCAAACTTCTCTTTTTCTTCTTAAACCATACTTTCTACATAATTCTTTTTCTCTTTCAATTCTCTCTTTAATCCATGGATGGTTTGGTGTTTCGTATGTCTTTTTAAATCTTCTCCTTGGATCTCCCATATAATCACCTTTAATAATTTTTTAAATGTTATGCTAAGTGTTTTAGTTATTAATTTATTTCTTTCTTCTTGAAACTCCAACTGTTTGTCCTCT is from Methanocaldococcus bathoardescens and encodes:
- a CDS encoding 30S ribosomal protein S11 gives rise to the protein MAEQKKEKWGIVHIYSSYNNTIIHATDITGAETIARISGGMVTRNQRDEGSPYAAMQAAFKLAEMLKERGIENIHIKVRAPGGSGQKNPGPGAQAAIRALARAGLRIGRIEDVTPVPHDGTTPKKRFKK
- a CDS encoding 30S ribosomal protein S4, with the protein product MGDPRRRFKKTYETPNHPWIKERIEREKELCRKYGLRRKREVWKAETILRKYRRQARRLISDRTEQGAKEAVQLFNVLKKYGILKVENPTLDDVLSLTVEDILERRLQTLVFRKGLARTPRQARQLIVHGHIAVNGRVVTAPSYMVTVEEEDKISYAKNSPFNDENHPERAKIVGLVAEETQTQETE